One Pecten maximus chromosome 7, xPecMax1.1, whole genome shotgun sequence genomic window carries:
- the LOC117331298 gene encoding uncharacterized protein LOC117331298: protein MTDMKEVMKKCVCFVATTITCVSLTSAAPVNDSTDTSSSWYLTHPVAISILSVCGLILTAIVFLVQCGGCTEMEVGSENHPAAGGGGKSAGGTVTYSSPMDTNYDSNTGVTGLPYSLNPNMNTTQGFAGYQTVGGNNIAGYGQGNMQTAGGYQAPMSPSAPSIQTQGYQVQSQPRPPAPGPHAHRPAVEPPPPSYNESVNNAASGHGWLTRTPTS, encoded by the exons ATGACAGACATGAAGGAGGTGATGAagaaatgtgtttgttttgttgcgACCACCATAACATGTGTTTCATTGACAAGTGCAGCCCCTG tgaATGACTCCACCGACACCAGTAGCAGTTGGTACCTGACACACCCTGTTGCTATATCTATCTTGTCTGTATGTGGCCTTATTCTCACTGCAATCGTCTTCCTAGTCCAGTGTGGAGGGTGTACAGAGATGGAGGTAGGTTCAGAAAATCACCCGGCTGCGGGAGGGGGAGGTAAATCTGCGGGTGGCACTGTGACATATTCTTCTCCAATGGATACAAACTATGACTCTAACACTGGAGTCACTGGTTTACCATACTCTCTGAATCCAAACATGAACACAACACAAGGCTTCGCTGGATATCAAACTGTAGGAGGTAACAATATAGCAGGATATGGACAGGGAAATATGCAAACAGCGGGTGGCTATCAGGCTCCGATGTCGCCTAGTGCGCCCTCAATACAGACTCAGGGTTACCAAGTACAGAGTCAGCCACGCCCTCCCGCACCAGGCCCACATGCTCACAGGCCAGCGGTGGAGCCGCCGCCACCATCTTATAATGAAAGTGTTAATAATGCAGCAAGCGGCCATGGATGGCTCACCCGCACTCCGACTTCCTAA